A genomic window from Pecten maximus chromosome 4, xPecMax1.1, whole genome shotgun sequence includes:
- the LOC117325354 gene encoding GTP-binding protein Di-Ras2-like isoform X2 has product MFIRKKDRTKRKQSEVPKDRSVRLRVMPEQSNDYRVVVFGAGGVGKSSLVLRFVRGTFRESYIPTIEDTYRQVISCNKQVCTLQITDTTGSHQFPAMQRLSISKGHAFILVYSITSRQSLEELKPIFDEIAEIKSEMESIPTMLVGNKCDETNREVPQREGAELAKRWNCAFLETSAKTNHNVKELFQELLQLEKRRTMSLQLETKKTKSQKRKEKLKGKCTVM; this is encoded by the exons ATGTTTATCCGAAAAAAAGACAGGACCAAGCGTAAACAGTCAGAA GTCCCGAAAGATCGTTCCGTCCGCTTGCGTGTTATGCCTGAGCAAAGCAATGATTACCGTGTGGTAGTGTTTGGTGCCGGCGGAGTGGGCAAGAGTTCGCTCGTGCTGCGCTTCGTGAGGGGCACGTTTAGGGAGAGCTACATCCCCACCATAGAGGACACGTACAGACAGGTAATCAGCTGTAACAAACAGGTGTGCACCCTACAAATCACAGATACAACCGGCAGCCACCAGTTCCCCGCCATGCAACGATTGTCGATCTCCAAAGGACACGCGTTCATCTTGGTGTACTCCATCACTAGCAGGCAATCGCTAGAGGAGCTCAAACCAATATTCGATGAAATCGCGGAAATCAAAAGTGAAATGGAAAGTATACCTACAATGTTAGTGGGAAATAAGTGTGATGAAACGAACCGTGAGGTCCCACAAAGAGAAGGGGCGGAATTAGCAAAAAGATGGAATTGTGCTTTCTTAGAGACGTCAGCGAAGACGAATCATAACGTGAAGGAGTTGTTCCAGGAACTCTTACAGCTAGAAAAAAGGCGAACTATGAGTTTACAATTAGAGACAAAGAAAACCAAATCACAGAAACGCAAGGAAAAGTTGAAAGGCAAATGTACCGTTATGTAA
- the LOC117325354 gene encoding GTP-binding protein Di-Ras2-like isoform X3: MQVPKDRSVRLRVMPEQSNDYRVVVFGAGGVGKSSLVLRFVRGTFRESYIPTIEDTYRQVISCNKQVCTLQITDTTGSHQFPAMQRLSISKGHAFILVYSITSRQSLEELKPIFDEIAEIKSEMESIPTMLVGNKCDETNREVPQREGAELAKRWNCAFLETSAKTNHNVKELFQELLQLEKRRTMSLQLETKKTKSQKRKEKLKGKCTVM, from the coding sequence GTCCCGAAAGATCGTTCCGTCCGCTTGCGTGTTATGCCTGAGCAAAGCAATGATTACCGTGTGGTAGTGTTTGGTGCCGGCGGAGTGGGCAAGAGTTCGCTCGTGCTGCGCTTCGTGAGGGGCACGTTTAGGGAGAGCTACATCCCCACCATAGAGGACACGTACAGACAGGTAATCAGCTGTAACAAACAGGTGTGCACCCTACAAATCACAGATACAACCGGCAGCCACCAGTTCCCCGCCATGCAACGATTGTCGATCTCCAAAGGACACGCGTTCATCTTGGTGTACTCCATCACTAGCAGGCAATCGCTAGAGGAGCTCAAACCAATATTCGATGAAATCGCGGAAATCAAAAGTGAAATGGAAAGTATACCTACAATGTTAGTGGGAAATAAGTGTGATGAAACGAACCGTGAGGTCCCACAAAGAGAAGGGGCGGAATTAGCAAAAAGATGGAATTGTGCTTTCTTAGAGACGTCAGCGAAGACGAATCATAACGTGAAGGAGTTGTTCCAGGAACTCTTACAGCTAGAAAAAAGGCGAACTATGAGTTTACAATTAGAGACAAAGAAAACCAAATCACAGAAACGCAAGGAAAAGTTGAAAGGCAAATGTACCGTTATGTAA
- the LOC117325354 gene encoding GTP-binding protein Di-Ras2-like isoform X4, producing the protein MVPKDRSVRLRVMPEQSNDYRVVVFGAGGVGKSSLVLRFVRGTFRESYIPTIEDTYRQVISCNKQVCTLQITDTTGSHQFPAMQRLSISKGHAFILVYSITSRQSLEELKPIFDEIAEIKSEMESIPTMLVGNKCDETNREVPQREGAELAKRWNCAFLETSAKTNHNVKELFQELLQLEKRRTMSLQLETKKTKSQKRKEKLKGKCTVM; encoded by the exons ATG GTCCCGAAAGATCGTTCCGTCCGCTTGCGTGTTATGCCTGAGCAAAGCAATGATTACCGTGTGGTAGTGTTTGGTGCCGGCGGAGTGGGCAAGAGTTCGCTCGTGCTGCGCTTCGTGAGGGGCACGTTTAGGGAGAGCTACATCCCCACCATAGAGGACACGTACAGACAGGTAATCAGCTGTAACAAACAGGTGTGCACCCTACAAATCACAGATACAACCGGCAGCCACCAGTTCCCCGCCATGCAACGATTGTCGATCTCCAAAGGACACGCGTTCATCTTGGTGTACTCCATCACTAGCAGGCAATCGCTAGAGGAGCTCAAACCAATATTCGATGAAATCGCGGAAATCAAAAGTGAAATGGAAAGTATACCTACAATGTTAGTGGGAAATAAGTGTGATGAAACGAACCGTGAGGTCCCACAAAGAGAAGGGGCGGAATTAGCAAAAAGATGGAATTGTGCTTTCTTAGAGACGTCAGCGAAGACGAATCATAACGTGAAGGAGTTGTTCCAGGAACTCTTACAGCTAGAAAAAAGGCGAACTATGAGTTTACAATTAGAGACAAAGAAAACCAAATCACAGAAACGCAAGGAAAAGTTGAAAGGCAAATGTACCGTTATGTAA